A stretch of Suncus etruscus isolate mSunEtr1 chromosome 9, mSunEtr1.pri.cur, whole genome shotgun sequence DNA encodes these proteins:
- the LOC126018740 gene encoding LOW QUALITY PROTEIN: olfactory receptor 5A1-like (The sequence of the model RefSeq protein was modified relative to this genomic sequence to represent the inferred CDS: inserted 2 bases in 1 codon), with the protein MAPGRSVADSRNHTSVTKFVLMGLTDNKELQLLLFPIFLGIYLVTLIWNLSLIILIRMDSHLHTPMYFFLSFLSFLDICYSTSISPRMLSDFLKDQKTISFAACAIQYFFVSWLGLSECCLLTVMAYDRYVAIGNPLQYSAIMVPDVCKKMVTGAYGSGFFSSLILTVPGFNLDYCGPNIIEHFFCDMPRIFPLSCSNTFILQIIVFLIAILVGSGSFFIILLSYAFIAASILKISSIKGXFNTCASHLAVVTLYFGSGLFVYFQPTSSHPRKQDKVLSVFYVNIIPMLNPLIYSLRNKEIKEALKRMTEKVKTYL; encoded by the exons ATGGCACCAGGCAGGTCTGTGGCAGATTCCAGAAACCACACCTCTGTGACCAAGTTTGTGCTTATGGGACTTACAGACAATAAAGAGCTGCAACTTCTCCTTTTCCCAATCTTTCTAGGGATCTACCTGGTGACCCTGATATGGAACCTGAGTCTGATCATCTTAATCAGAATGGACTCTCACCTGCACACACCTATGTACTTTTTTCTTAGTTTCCTGTCATTCCTAGACATCTGCTATTCTACATCTATCAGCCCAAGAATGCTTTCAGATTTCctcaaagaccaaaaaacaaTTTCCTTTGCTGCCTGTGCCATCCAGTACTTTTTTGTATCTTGGCTGGGTCTATCAGAGTGTTGTCTCTTGACTGTCATGGCCTATGACAGATATGTTGCTATTGGTAACCCCTTGCAGTATTCTGCCATCATGGTTCCAGATGTGTGTAAGAAGATGGTTACTGGTGCTTATGGGAGTGGATTTTTCAGTAGCTTAATTCTGACAGTCCCTGGCTTTAATCTTGATTACTGTGGACCTAACATCATTGAACATTTCTTCTGTGACATGCCCCGAATTTTTCCTTTGTCTTGCTCTAATACCTTTATATTGCAAATAATTGTTTTCCTCATAGCTATACTTGTTGGGTCTggctctttctttattatcttatTATCCTATGCTTTTATTGCAGCTTCAATCCTGAAAATATCCTCCATTAAAGG TTTCAATACTTGTGCCTCCCATCTGGCTGTTGTGACACTCTACTTTGGCTCtggtttatttgtttactttcagCCTACTTCGAGCCACCCCAGGAAACAAGACAAGGTGCTGTCAGTGTTCTATGTTAATATTATCCCCATGTTAAATCCTCTTATCTACAGTCTGAGGAACAAGGAGATCAAAGAAGCTCTCAAGAGGATGACAGAGAAAGTAAAAACATACCtttaa